The Methanoculleus sp. SDB genome includes a window with the following:
- the livF gene encoding ABC transporter ATP-binding protein (with LivGHMJ and LivGHMK is part of the high-affinity branched-chain amino acid transport system; LivFGHMK is specific for the transport of leucine, while LivFGHMJ is a transporter for leucine, isoleucine, and valine) yields the protein MLDISGLDVHHGNLHVIWDLSLHISGGEIVTILGSNGAGKTTVVETIFGLNKPDLGTIVFQGRDITGLSPFEIVKRKISLVPEKRELFPKMTVRENLELGAFATQRETADYDRIFDLFPILHEREGQLAGTLSGGEQQMLAIARSLMAAPDMLVLDEPSLGLSPKLVGTVLDTIHDLNRSGLTILLVEQNVRNALEISHRGYVLENGRIVGSGTSDELLGDEHVKAAYLGA from the coding sequence GTGCTTGATATTTCCGGACTGGATGTACATCACGGGAACCTCCATGTCATATGGGATCTCTCCCTGCATATCTCCGGCGGAGAGATCGTGACGATCCTCGGTTCAAACGGTGCGGGCAAAACCACCGTCGTGGAGACAATCTTCGGGTTGAATAAACCTGATTTGGGAACGATCGTATTTCAGGGCAGGGATATTACGGGGCTTTCTCCTTTCGAGATTGTCAAACGGAAAATTTCCCTTGTACCGGAGAAGAGAGAACTCTTTCCAAAAATGACGGTCCGTGAAAACCTTGAACTCGGCGCGTTCGCAACACAGCGGGAGACGGCCGATTACGACCGGATTTTCGACCTTTTTCCCATCCTCCATGAGCGGGAAGGCCAGCTTGCCGGAACGCTCTCCGGCGGTGAACAGCAGATGCTGGCGATTGCACGGAGTCTCATGGCGGCGCCCGATATGCTCGTGCTCGACGAGCCGTCGCTCGGGCTCTCACCGAAACTTGTGGGAACCGTGCTCGATACCATTCATGACCTGAACCGGAGCGGCCTTACCATACTCCTTGTCGAGCAGAACGTCAGGAATGCACTCGAGATATCGCACCGCGGCTATGTACTGGAGAACGGCCGTATCGTGGGCTCGGGCACGTCCGATGAGCTGCTCGGGGACGAGCACGTGAAAGCCGCATACCTCGGGGCATAG
- a CDS encoding ABC transporter ATP-binding protein, with protein sequence MLEVQGVVKKFGGLVAVNNVDLTVRKGEILGLVGSNGAGKTTLLNIISGICRPDSGSVYFKDMNITGMNLDKICKAGISKTFQHAQLFPGLTACEGVTVSALFGNHHRLRRDDAEREARAHLTFVGLPPEKHDTPLAHLNMIELRRVQLARALASQPQILLLDELTTGLNPSEGTEAIQLIRKMRDRGITIVMIEHVMRVIMGVSDRIVVLDQGEKIAEGTPEEIVRNPAVIESYLGKNYAQ encoded by the coding sequence ATGCTCGAAGTGCAGGGCGTTGTGAAGAAATTCGGCGGACTGGTCGCGGTCAACAATGTGGATCTCACCGTCCGCAAAGGTGAAATTCTCGGGCTCGTTGGTTCGAACGGCGCAGGCAAAACGACGCTCTTAAATATCATATCGGGCATCTGCCGGCCGGATTCGGGTTCCGTGTATTTTAAGGATATGAATATCACCGGCATGAATCTCGACAAAATCTGCAAAGCCGGAATCTCAAAGACATTTCAGCACGCCCAGCTCTTTCCCGGGCTGACAGCCTGCGAAGGGGTGACGGTGAGCGCGCTGTTCGGCAACCATCACCGCCTCCGGCGCGATGATGCCGAACGGGAGGCACGGGCGCACCTGACATTCGTCGGACTGCCCCCGGAAAAACATGACACTCCCCTCGCACACCTGAACATGATCGAACTGAGGAGAGTCCAGCTTGCCCGGGCCCTGGCGTCGCAACCGCAGATCCTCCTTCTCGATGAGCTGACGACCGGCCTGAACCCGAGCGAAGGGACCGAAGCAATCCAGCTGATACGGAAGATGCGGGACCGGGGGATCACGATTGTCATGATCGAGCATGTCATGCGGGTGATCATGGGAGTGTCCGACCGGATTGTCGTGCTGGATCAGGGGGAGAAGATCGCCGAAGGGACGCCAGAAGAGATTGTCCGGAACCCGGCGGTCATCGAATCCTATCTCGGAAAAAACTACGCTCAATAA
- a CDS encoding radical SAM protein → MSSPRYIHRIDKIAQLTEEERDALKRVEEKFAFRSNDYYLSLIDWDDPDDPIRRIIIPDIAELEDWGKLDPSEESRYVVAPGLEHKYDQTALILVNDMCGGFCRYCFRKRLFLEKGREIIRDISPDIAYIASHPEITNVLLSGGDPLFLSTSRLDAIVREVRAIDHVRIIRIGTKMPAYYPFRIITDPSLITMIRKYSTPDRRIYVITQFSHPRELTDAAVQSIDMLLGAGAILANQTPILRGVNDDPDVLAELFRNLSFVGVAPYYVFQCRPALGNRHFVVPVEEAYGIIEHAKAQCSGLAKRVTFAMSHKCGKISVVGVDENHTYFKFHQAAEQQDFGKFMVFWKNPDALWFDDYTDLVSESYIG, encoded by the coding sequence ATATCTTCACCGCGATATATACATCGCATTGATAAAATCGCACAGCTGACGGAGGAAGAGCGTGATGCACTGAAGCGCGTGGAAGAGAAATTTGCCTTCCGCTCCAATGACTATTATCTTTCGCTCATCGACTGGGATGATCCCGACGATCCCATCCGGCGCATCATCATCCCCGATATCGCCGAACTCGAGGACTGGGGGAAACTGGATCCCTCCGAGGAAAGCCGCTATGTGGTCGCTCCCGGGCTGGAGCACAAATACGACCAGACGGCACTCATTCTCGTAAACGACATGTGCGGAGGCTTCTGCAGATACTGTTTCAGGAAACGCCTGTTTCTTGAGAAAGGAAGGGAAATTATCCGGGACATATCGCCGGATATTGCATATATCGCTTCTCACCCCGAGATCACCAATGTGCTGCTCTCCGGGGGGGATCCCCTGTTTCTCTCCACATCGCGGCTCGATGCGATCGTGAGGGAGGTGCGTGCAATCGACCATGTGCGGATTATCCGTATCGGGACGAAAATGCCCGCGTATTATCCGTTCCGCATCATCACCGATCCCTCGCTTATCACGATGATCCGGAAATACAGCACACCCGACCGGCGTATCTACGTGATCACGCAGTTCAGCCACCCGCGTGAGCTTACCGATGCCGCTGTACAGAGCATCGACATGCTCCTCGGAGCGGGTGCAATTCTCGCAAACCAGACACCGATCCTCCGCGGGGTAAACGATGATCCGGACGTCCTTGCCGAACTCTTCAGAAATCTGTCGTTTGTCGGCGTAGCGCCGTATTACGTGTTTCAGTGCCGCCCGGCTCTCGGGAACCGCCATTTTGTCGTGCCCGTCGAAGAAGCATACGGAATCATCGAGCATGCGAAGGCACAGTGTTCAGGGCTTGCCAAGCGGGTCACTTTTGCGATGTCGCATAAATGCGGAAAAATATCGGTCGTCGGTGTCGATGAGAATCATACGTACTTCAAATTCCATCAGGCTGCAGAACAGCAGGATTTCGGAAAATTCATGGTATTTTGGAAAAATCCGGATGCGCTCTGGTTTGATGACTATACTGATCTGGTATCCGAATCATATATCGGGTAG
- a CDS encoding ABC transporter permease: MRPGSFLTPDISRAAWTVWRRNRDVFFKTYRVNFLPPMLEPVLYLIALGIGLGSFVGDIDGVPYIRYIAPALLAISAMNSAFFECTYGSFVRMYYMKTFDAMVSTPLTIDEVIAGELLWGATRSFIYVSIMLLILIIFGVVDVPASLLVIPFSFAAGLLFASIGMCFTALTPGIDELNYPSFLFITPMFLFSGTFFPLSVLPDPIRYLALALLPLAHVVTVTRSLTLTDITPFILVSLGWIVLATAVFFLLAIHLMKKRLVT, encoded by the coding sequence ATGCGTCCCGGATCATTTCTCACGCCCGACATCTCGCGTGCGGCATGGACAGTCTGGCGGCGAAACAGGGATGTCTTTTTCAAGACGTACCGTGTGAATTTTCTGCCGCCGATGCTCGAACCGGTGCTGTATCTCATCGCGCTCGGTATCGGGCTCGGTTCGTTCGTCGGGGATATTGACGGTGTCCCGTATATCCGCTATATCGCCCCGGCACTGCTCGCGATCTCAGCCATGAACTCGGCCTTCTTCGAATGCACCTACGGCTCGTTCGTGCGGATGTACTACATGAAGACATTCGACGCCATGGTGTCGACTCCCCTCACCATCGACGAGGTGATCGCGGGCGAACTCCTGTGGGGTGCCACGCGGAGCTTCATCTACGTCTCCATCATGCTCCTCATCCTTATCATCTTCGGTGTCGTCGACGTTCCCGCCTCTCTCCTCGTCATCCCGTTCTCCTTTGCCGCCGGACTCCTTTTCGCGAGCATCGGCATGTGCTTCACCGCACTGACTCCCGGCATCGATGAGCTCAACTACCCGTCGTTCCTTTTCATCACGCCGATGTTTCTCTTTTCGGGAACCTTCTTCCCGCTCTCGGTGCTGCCCGATCCTATCCGCTATCTCGCCCTCGCCCTCCTGCCGCTGGCCCACGTAGTCACGGTCACCCGCTCGCTTACCCTCACCGACATCACTCCCTTCATCCTCGTGAGCCTCGGTTGGATAGTGCTGGCAACCGCCGTCTTCTTCCTGCTTGCCATTCATCTGATGAAGAAGCGGCTCGTCACGTGA
- a CDS encoding ABC transporter: MAPPPPVISARNLTKYYGTEPAVNGISFDVEPGTVFGFLGPNGAGKTTTMRMIQCVSPRSGGSLSVYGMDPDVRPRAIKQWLGVVPQETNLDPEFTCRENLFVYSRYFGIEKREAERRIEELLAFVQLTEKQDVRIEHLSGGMKRRLLLARALVNNPQLLILDEPTIGLDPQARHLIWEKLRELQADGNTIVLTTHYLEEAERLCDNLLIMDGGSILVEGAPETLVKEHAGTEIVEAEPKPEVIACLDAMGADYEVIGDVVEVMTDRSREIARRLFEECNPGRVFARRATLEDVFLRLTGRNLRD; encoded by the coding sequence ATGGCACCCCCACCCCCCGTCATATCCGCACGGAATCTCACGAAGTACTATGGCACCGAACCTGCCGTGAACGGCATCAGTTTCGATGTGGAGCCCGGCACCGTTTTCGGGTTTCTCGGGCCGAACGGTGCGGGAAAGACGACCACGATGCGGATGATCCAGTGCGTCTCCCCGCGTTCGGGGGGATCGCTCTCCGTGTATGGAATGGACCCGGACGTCCGGCCGCGTGCCATCAAGCAGTGGCTCGGTGTGGTGCCGCAGGAGACGAACCTTGATCCCGAATTCACCTGCCGCGAAAACCTGTTCGTGTATTCCCGGTATTTCGGCATTGAAAAACGGGAGGCTGAGCGGCGGATCGAAGAGCTGCTCGCATTCGTACAGCTGACGGAGAAACAGGACGTCAGGATCGAACACCTTTCCGGCGGGATGAAGCGGCGGCTTCTCCTTGCCCGGGCGCTCGTCAACAACCCGCAGCTCCTGATCCTCGACGAACCGACCATCGGGCTCGATCCGCAGGCACGCCACCTCATCTGGGAGAAGCTCCGGGAACTGCAGGCGGACGGCAATACGATTGTGCTCACCACCCACTATCTCGAAGAGGCGGAACGGCTCTGCGACAACCTTCTCATCATGGACGGCGGTTCGATCCTCGTTGAAGGGGCGCCGGAAACACTTGTAAAGGAGCATGCAGGAACCGAGATAGTCGAGGCGGAACCCAAACCCGAGGTGATCGCCTGCCTCGATGCCATGGGAGCGGATTACGAGGTAATAGGCGACGTGGTCGAGGTGATGACGGATCGGTCACGCGAAATAGCGCGGCGGCTCTTTGAGGAGTGCAACCCCGGCAGGGTGTTTGCCCGACGGGCGACGCTCGAGGATGTGTTTCTCCGGCTGACGGGCCGGAACCTGAGGGACTGA
- a CDS encoding beta-ribofuranosylaminobenzene 5'-phosphate synthase, whose product MAYNAFFRKISEIEEKVGPLSPLQKILLTTDGSVTGLLEAISGHEVAVRTRFQEVVSADSECSMSLDVAPGQAVNHRVVELQDSETGDVLIYAVSDTPLARLRSEWQNDLMRADIPIGKILKKYEIEGRRELLDVRMTKPDPALSRVFGIGGDDRLLRRKYQIIHDEAPLIHIEEIFPLSSFSGESGVIVKAPSRLHIGLIDLNGGLSRVDGGIGVALDHPDTLLEARRSPVLSVKGGDPDAIRRVEDVSRALLSRLGVQGGASITIYRSPPPHIGLGSGTALALAAIRALCDLYGMSVPVREMALMAGRGGTSGIGTGAFSGGGFLVDGGHSFGENGEKKDFLPSSFSQGTRPPPVVVRHPFPEDWQILLATPHLPETMFGRREKDVFRKFCPIPAQEVQQICHQLVMRILPGIADHDLDLFGAGINHLQDVGFKRVEISLQPPLIFGLLAALREAGAACAGLSSFGPTVYAIADTGLGEIERSAREALGETEVAITRTRADNDGAMVRAA is encoded by the coding sequence ATGGCGTACAATGCATTTTTCCGGAAAATTTCCGAGATCGAGGAAAAGGTTGGGCCCCTCTCCCCCCTCCAGAAAATACTGCTCACGACCGATGGCTCTGTGACGGGACTCCTGGAAGCCATAAGCGGCCATGAGGTGGCCGTCCGGACACGCTTCCAGGAAGTGGTATCCGCCGACAGCGAATGCAGCATGTCACTCGATGTCGCGCCGGGGCAGGCAGTGAATCACCGTGTCGTTGAACTGCAGGATTCCGAGACAGGTGATGTCCTCATCTATGCCGTTTCGGATACTCCTCTCGCACGGCTCCGGTCCGAATGGCAGAACGACCTGATGCGTGCAGACATTCCCATCGGAAAAATCCTCAAAAAATACGAGATCGAGGGGCGCAGGGAACTCCTCGACGTAAGGATGACAAAGCCGGATCCCGCACTCTCCCGTGTATTCGGAATCGGAGGCGACGACCGCCTCCTCCGGCGGAAGTACCAGATTATCCATGACGAAGCCCCCCTCATCCATATCGAAGAGATATTTCCACTCTCCTCGTTTTCAGGAGAATCGGGTGTTATCGTAAAAGCTCCCTCCCGGCTTCACATAGGGCTTATCGACCTCAACGGCGGGCTTTCGCGGGTGGATGGCGGCATCGGTGTTGCACTTGACCATCCCGACACCCTCCTTGAAGCCCGCCGTTCTCCCGTCCTGTCGGTTAAGGGGGGCGATCCGGACGCAATCCGGAGGGTGGAAGACGTGTCCCGGGCACTGCTCTCCCGCCTCGGCGTGCAGGGCGGAGCATCGATTACCATTTACCGCTCTCCGCCCCCGCATATCGGGCTCGGTAGCGGTACTGCCCTTGCGCTCGCTGCTATCAGGGCACTGTGCGATCTCTACGGGATGTCCGTGCCGGTGCGGGAGATGGCGCTCATGGCAGGCAGGGGAGGAACGTCAGGGATAGGTACGGGTGCTTTTTCAGGAGGAGGTTTTCTCGTTGACGGAGGCCATAGTTTCGGTGAAAACGGGGAGAAAAAGGATTTCCTTCCCTCATCATTTTCGCAAGGCACGCGTCCCCCCCCGGTGGTCGTCCGTCACCCGTTCCCGGAGGACTGGCAGATACTGCTAGCGACACCGCATCTCCCGGAAACCATGTTCGGAAGGCGTGAAAAGGATGTGTTCCGGAAGTTCTGCCCGATCCCCGCACAGGAGGTGCAGCAGATCTGCCATCAGCTGGTCATGCGTATCCTTCCCGGGATCGCAGACCATGATCTCGATCTCTTCGGCGCCGGGATCAACCATCTGCAGGATGTCGGATTCAAGCGTGTGGAGATCTCCCTGCAGCCCCCCCTGATTTTCGGACTCCTGGCCGCCCTGCGTGAGGCCGGGGCAGCCTGTGCGGGACTGAGCTCTTTCGGGCCGACCGTCTATGCGATTGCCGATACGGGGCTCGGTGAGATCGAGCGCTCGGCACGGGAGGCGCTCGGGGAGACGGAGGTTGCGATCACCCGCACCCGGGCAGATAACGACGGCGCCATGGTACGTGCCGCCTGA